The genomic region ACACCACGGACCCGTCTACGCCCTGCAGAGGAACCCCTTCTTCCCCAAAAACTTCCTGACCGTGGGGGACTGGACGGCCCGCATCTGGTCCGAGGACATCAAGGACTCTGCCATCATGTGGACCAGTAGACACCTGGAGACATGGAGAACCAGTAGAAAGCTGAGATAATAAGCTAGTTCCTGTCTCAGCCTGTAacatcaatctctctctctctct from Etheostoma spectabile isolate EspeVRDwgs_2016 unplaced genomic scaffold, UIUC_Espe_1.0 scaffold00016385, whole genome shotgun sequence harbors:
- the LOC116679508 gene encoding dynein intermediate chain 2, axonemal yields the protein MPTKFLVGTEQGVVVSCNRKAKTPAEKIVSSYEGHHGPVYALQRNPFFPKNFLTVGDWTARIWSEDIKDSAIMWTSRHLETWRT